The following proteins are encoded in a genomic region of Sebastes fasciatus isolate fSebFas1 chromosome 12, fSebFas1.pri, whole genome shotgun sequence:
- the ube2s gene encoding ubiquitin-conjugating enzyme E2 S, translated as MNSNVENLPPHILRLVYKEVSALAADPPEGIKIYPSDEDITELHTAIEGPEGTPFAGGVFRMRLVLGKDFPGVPPKGYFLTKIFHPNVGHKGEICVNVLKRDWKAELGLRHVLLTIKCLLIHPNPESALNEEAGRLLLEDYAEYESRARLLTEIHAMGPAGAPQDPNDGPQPKKHAGDPMKRAGPSAAAVPAALGNGANAASTTSNSNSSSSTNNVAGKKKADKKRALRRL; from the exons ATG AACTCCAATGTGGAGAATTTGCCTCCTCATATTCTTCGCTTGGTCTACAAAGAGGTTTCAGCTCTAGCAGCAGACCCGCCTGAGGGTATCAAGATTTATCCCAGTGATGAAGACATAACTGAGCTACATACAGCCATCGAAGGACCGG AGGGAACTCCGTTTGCTGGCGGCGTTTTCCGTATGCGTCTGGTCCTCGGGAAGGACTTCCCTGGGGTTCCACCCAAGGGTTATTTCCTGACCAAGATTTTTCACCCCAATGTGGGTCACAAGGGAGAGATCTGTGTCAACGTGTTGAAGAGGGACTGGAAGGCAGAACTCGGCCTCAGACACGTCTTACTT ACAATCAAGTGTCTTCTCATCCATCCGAATCCCGAGTCGGCTCTGAACGAAGAGGCCGGGCGTTTGCTGTTAGAGGACTATGCAGAATACGAGTCCCGCGCTCGTCTGCTCACGGAGATCCACGCCATGGGTCCCGCCGGGGCACCTCAGGACCCTAATGACGGCCCGCAGCCGAAGAAGCACGCAGGTGACCCCATGAAGAGAGCGGGACCCAGCGCAGCAGCAGTGCCGGCAGCTCTGGGTAACGGAGCTAACGCAGCCAGCACCACCAGTaacagcaacagtagtagtagcactaATAATGTAGCAGGGAAAAAGAAAGCAGACAAAAAACGTGCGTTGAGGCGACTTTAA
- the shisa7a gene encoding uncharacterized protein shisa7a isoform X2, translated as MTPTTTLRVLAVSLLSLLAAPLTAVAETSPSPPPQHTDRSGRPFTEQPEADPNPSLLLLAMQANIRPAALQGRTKAPEKLPEISEGVLETPPRPLPQVMFPKNVTSSEALAPPLGAAQVAPIKPRMMDIWIDVCRGYYDVMGHFDSAFNCSKDSFIFCCGTCHYRFCCPERSRQLDQENCKNYYSPDWAKPQTETMVLPDDPNVDFDPLKQQSHNTGFVIGGVIVFMVAVAVGIKVVFNKVQQEANQRDLNMPRALVDMLRHQSSPVQQDERNNSVALPVGDGQGTLGRPPKNLYAPGLPSKDNRLGNLQHNFIHSSGTSPKHTATIERTPRMNNAQLAAGGTLLSSKHNNTKSQPAFHHSLHNLAQLPPSYESATKPELNRYSSLKRLEKGLDEYSSGYCTTKRRPHTAQPALQSSQHHLHWGGDYTLSGRGTLPRHAVRPWIPPPPSGMPASPTPNPYPLDPPLEPQYNPNYDTLSKPRKVKPTDPLLNMGDVPGNTGTLSRMSKNQQHQYYKAMAASNKNSNTQTLTRKPQDRGDRGDRQDRGDRQDRGDRQDRGDRQDRGDWQDRGDRQDRGDRQDRGDRGDRQDRGDRQDRGDWQDRGDRQDRGDRQDRGDWQDRGDRQDRGDRQDRQDRGDRQDRGDRQDRGDRQDRQERLLMSPDHLEDRMGPGGMGPGGMGPGAMGPGAMGPGGMGPGGMGPGAMGPGGMGPGGMGPGAMGPGGMGPGGMGPGGMGVVDPYANTGGTVPTLPRQQKAQSQQNVCATPSLDRHHMIKMNSHPTSGREQERSTAMSGGMGWAGEMPGAGVVMGTGTLGGHSARRMAFAAKRQNTIEQLHFIPGGGGQGGSAGSAGGNQGIRTGSKNEVTV; from the exons ATGACGCCCACCACCACTCTCCGAGTCCTcgctgtctccctgctctccctCCTTGCTGCCCCGCTCACCGCTGTTGCGGAGACCTCTCCGTCGCCCCCTCCTCAGCACACAGACCGCTCAGGGAGGCCTTTCACCGAGCAGCCCGAGGCTGACCCCAACCCCTCGCTCCTGCTCCTCGCCATGCAGGCCAACATCAGGCCAGCTGCTCTCCAAGGCAGGACCAAAGCCCCTGAGAAGCTTCCAGAAATCTCAGAGGGAGTTCTGGAGACGCCTCCGAGACCCCTTCCCCAGGTCATGTTCCCTAAGAATGTGACCTCATCAGAGGCCCTCGCACCTCCCTTGGGCGCCGCCCAGGTAGCGCCCATAAAACCCCGCATGATGGATATATGGATAGATGTATGTCGGGGTTATTATGATGTCATGGGACACTTTGACAGCGCTTTCAACTGCTCCAAGGACTCCTTCATCTTCTGCTGTGGAACCTGCCACTACCGCTTCTGCTGCCCGGAGCGCAGCCGGCAGCTGGATCAGGAGAACTGTAAGAACTACTACTCTCCGGACTGGGCCAAGCCGCAGACAGAAACCATGGTGCTACCAGATGATCCCAACGTAGACTTTGATCCGCTGAAGCAGCAGAGCCACAACACGGGCTTCGTCATCGGAGGCGTGATTGTGTTCATGGTGGCCGTCGCTGTGGGCATCAAGGTGGTCTTCAACAAAGTGCAACAGGAAGCCAACCAAAGGGACCTCAACATGCCCAG AGCGCTGGTTGACATGTTGCGGCACCAGTCGAGTCCAGTCCAGCAGGATGAGAGGAACAACAGCGTGGCTCTGCCTGTAGGGGACGGACAGGGGACACTGGGGAGACCTCCGAAAAATCTCTACGCCCCAGGACTGCCCAGCAAGGACAACAGAT TGGGCAATTTGCAGCACAATTTCATCCACTCCTCAGGCACCAGCCCCAAACACACGGCAACTATCG AACGCACCCCTCGAATGAACAACGCTCAGCTGGCAGCTGGGGGCACCCTGCTTTCcagtaaacacaacaacaccaaaTCCCAGCCCGCCTTCCACCACTCCCTGCACAACCTGGCTCAGCTGCCGCCCTCCTATGAGAGCGCCACCAAGCCGGAGCTCAACAGATACTCCTCGCTCAAACGCCTCG AGAAAGGTCTTGATGAATACTCGTCTGGTTACTGCACCACCAAGCGCCGGCCTCACACGGCCCAGCCGGCCCTGCAGTCCTCTCAGCACCACCTCCACTGGGGTGGAGACTACACCCTAAGTGGGAGAGGAACCCTCCCCAGACATGCAGTCCGTCCCTGGATCCCGCCGCCGCCTTCTGGCATGCCTGCCTCACCCACCCCCAATCCGTACCCTCTGGATCCCCCTCTGGAGCCTCAGTACAACCCCAATTACGACACTCTCTCCAAGCCGAGGAAGGTTAAACCCACCGACCCGCTGCTCAACATGGGTGACGTCCCTGGCAACACGGGGACACTCTCCAGGATGTCCAAGAACCAGCAACACCAGTACTACAAAGCCATGGCTGCCTCCAACAAGAACTCCAACACGCAGACCCTCACCAGGAAGCCccaggacagaggggacagaggggacaggcaggacagaggagacaggcaggacagaggagacaggcaggacagaggagacaggcaggacagaggagactggcaggacagaggagacaggcaggacagaggggacagacaggacagaggggacagaggggacaggcaggacagaggggacaggcaggacagaggagactggcaggacagaggagacaggcaggacagaggagacaggcaggacagaggagactggcaggacagaggagacaggcaggacagaggggacaggcaggacagacaggacagaggggacaggcaggacagaggggacaggcaggacagaggggacag gCAGGACAGGCAGGAACGGCTCCTCATGTCTCCGGACCATTTGGAAGATAGGATGGGACCCGGCGGGATGGGGCCCGGCGGGATGGGGCCCGGCGCGATGGGGCCCGGCGCGATGGGGCCCGGCGGGATGGGGCCCGGCGGGATGGGGCCCGGCGCGATGGGGCCCGGCGGGATGGGGCCCGGCGGGATGGGGCCCGGCGCGATGGGGCCCGGCGGAATGGGGCCCGGCGGAATGGGGCCCGGCGGGATGGGGGTCGTAGATCCATACGCCAACACAGGAGGTACCGTCCCCACGCTGCCTCGCCAGCAGAAGGCCCAGTCCCAGCAGAACGTCTGCGCCACGCCCTCCCTCGACCGCCACCACATGATCAAGATGAACTCTCACCCCACGTCCGGACGGGAGCAGGAGAGGAGCACGGCCATGAGCGGGGGCATGGGCTGGGCGGGGGAGATGCCCGGGGCGGGGGTAGTCATGGGAACGGGAACACTAGGGGGCCACAGCGCCAGGAGGATGGCTTTCGCAGCGAAGAGGCAGAACACCATCGAGCAGCTACATTTCATACCAGGAGGAGGCGGTCAGGGGGGGTCAGCAGGAAGTGCAGGAGGGAATCAGGGGATCAGGACGGGGAGTAAAAATGAGGTGACGGTGTGA
- the shisa7a gene encoding uncharacterized protein shisa7a isoform X1: MTPTTTLRVLAVSLLSLLAAPLTAVAETSPSPPPQHTDRSGRPFTEQPEADPNPSLLLLAMQANIRPAALQGRTKAPEKLPEISEGVLETPPRPLPQVMFPKNVTSSEALAPPLGAAQVAPIKPRMMDIWIDVCRGYYDVMGHFDSAFNCSKDSFIFCCGTCHYRFCCPERSRQLDQENCKNYYSPDWAKPQTETMVLPDDPNVDFDPLKQQSHNTGFVIGGVIVFMVAVAVGIKVVFNKVQQEANQRDLNMPRALVDMLRHQSSPVQQDERNNSVALPVGDGQGTLGRPPKNLYAPGLPSKDNRLGNLQHNFIHSSGTSPKHTATIERTPRMNNAQLAAGGTLLSSKHNNTKSQPAFHHSLHNLAQLPPSYESATKPELNRYSSLKRLEKGLDEYSSGYCTTKRRPHTAQPALQSSQHHLHWGGDYTLSGRGTLPRHAVRPWIPPPPSGMPASPTPNPYPLDPPLEPQYNPNYDTLSKPRKVKPTDPLLNMGDVPGNTGTLSRMSKNQQHQYYKAMAASNKNSNTQTLTRKPQDRGDRGDRQDRGDRQDRGDRQDRGDRQDRGDWQDRGDRQDRGDRQDRGDRGDRQDRGDRQDRGDWQDRGDRQDRGDRQDRGDWQDRGDRQDRGDRQDRQDRGDRQDRGDRQDRGDRQDRGDRQDRGDRQDRQERLLMSPDHLEDRMGPGGMGPGGMGPGAMGPGAMGPGGMGPGGMGPGAMGPGGMGPGGMGPGAMGPGGMGPGGMGPGGMGVVDPYANTGGTVPTLPRQQKAQSQQNVCATPSLDRHHMIKMNSHPTSGREQERSTAMSGGMGWAGEMPGAGVVMGTGTLGGHSARRMAFAAKRQNTIEQLHFIPGGGGQGGSAGSAGGNQGIRTGSKNEVTV, translated from the exons ATGACGCCCACCACCACTCTCCGAGTCCTcgctgtctccctgctctccctCCTTGCTGCCCCGCTCACCGCTGTTGCGGAGACCTCTCCGTCGCCCCCTCCTCAGCACACAGACCGCTCAGGGAGGCCTTTCACCGAGCAGCCCGAGGCTGACCCCAACCCCTCGCTCCTGCTCCTCGCCATGCAGGCCAACATCAGGCCAGCTGCTCTCCAAGGCAGGACCAAAGCCCCTGAGAAGCTTCCAGAAATCTCAGAGGGAGTTCTGGAGACGCCTCCGAGACCCCTTCCCCAGGTCATGTTCCCTAAGAATGTGACCTCATCAGAGGCCCTCGCACCTCCCTTGGGCGCCGCCCAGGTAGCGCCCATAAAACCCCGCATGATGGATATATGGATAGATGTATGTCGGGGTTATTATGATGTCATGGGACACTTTGACAGCGCTTTCAACTGCTCCAAGGACTCCTTCATCTTCTGCTGTGGAACCTGCCACTACCGCTTCTGCTGCCCGGAGCGCAGCCGGCAGCTGGATCAGGAGAACTGTAAGAACTACTACTCTCCGGACTGGGCCAAGCCGCAGACAGAAACCATGGTGCTACCAGATGATCCCAACGTAGACTTTGATCCGCTGAAGCAGCAGAGCCACAACACGGGCTTCGTCATCGGAGGCGTGATTGTGTTCATGGTGGCCGTCGCTGTGGGCATCAAGGTGGTCTTCAACAAAGTGCAACAGGAAGCCAACCAAAGGGACCTCAACATGCCCAG AGCGCTGGTTGACATGTTGCGGCACCAGTCGAGTCCAGTCCAGCAGGATGAGAGGAACAACAGCGTGGCTCTGCCTGTAGGGGACGGACAGGGGACACTGGGGAGACCTCCGAAAAATCTCTACGCCCCAGGACTGCCCAGCAAGGACAACAGAT TGGGCAATTTGCAGCACAATTTCATCCACTCCTCAGGCACCAGCCCCAAACACACGGCAACTATCG AACGCACCCCTCGAATGAACAACGCTCAGCTGGCAGCTGGGGGCACCCTGCTTTCcagtaaacacaacaacaccaaaTCCCAGCCCGCCTTCCACCACTCCCTGCACAACCTGGCTCAGCTGCCGCCCTCCTATGAGAGCGCCACCAAGCCGGAGCTCAACAGATACTCCTCGCTCAAACGCCTCG AGAAAGGTCTTGATGAATACTCGTCTGGTTACTGCACCACCAAGCGCCGGCCTCACACGGCCCAGCCGGCCCTGCAGTCCTCTCAGCACCACCTCCACTGGGGTGGAGACTACACCCTAAGTGGGAGAGGAACCCTCCCCAGACATGCAGTCCGTCCCTGGATCCCGCCGCCGCCTTCTGGCATGCCTGCCTCACCCACCCCCAATCCGTACCCTCTGGATCCCCCTCTGGAGCCTCAGTACAACCCCAATTACGACACTCTCTCCAAGCCGAGGAAGGTTAAACCCACCGACCCGCTGCTCAACATGGGTGACGTCCCTGGCAACACGGGGACACTCTCCAGGATGTCCAAGAACCAGCAACACCAGTACTACAAAGCCATGGCTGCCTCCAACAAGAACTCCAACACGCAGACCCTCACCAGGAAGCCccaggacagaggggacagaggggacaggcaggacagaggagacaggcaggacagaggagacaggcaggacagaggagacaggcaggacagaggagactggcaggacagaggagacaggcaggacagaggggacagacaggacagaggggacagaggggacaggcaggacagaggggacaggcaggacagaggagactggcaggacagaggagacaggcaggacagaggagacaggcaggacagaggagactggcaggacagaggagacaggcaggacagaggggacaggcaggacagacaggacagaggggacaggcaggacagaggggacaggcaggacagaggggacaggCAGGACAGAGGGGATCGgcaggacagaggggacaggCAGGACAGGCAGGAACGGCTCCTCATGTCTCCGGACCATTTGGAAGATAGGATGGGACCCGGCGGGATGGGGCCCGGCGGGATGGGGCCCGGCGCGATGGGGCCCGGCGCGATGGGGCCCGGCGGGATGGGGCCCGGCGGGATGGGGCCCGGCGCGATGGGGCCCGGCGGGATGGGGCCCGGCGGGATGGGGCCCGGCGCGATGGGGCCCGGCGGAATGGGGCCCGGCGGAATGGGGCCCGGCGGGATGGGGGTCGTAGATCCATACGCCAACACAGGAGGTACCGTCCCCACGCTGCCTCGCCAGCAGAAGGCCCAGTCCCAGCAGAACGTCTGCGCCACGCCCTCCCTCGACCGCCACCACATGATCAAGATGAACTCTCACCCCACGTCCGGACGGGAGCAGGAGAGGAGCACGGCCATGAGCGGGGGCATGGGCTGGGCGGGGGAGATGCCCGGGGCGGGGGTAGTCATGGGAACGGGAACACTAGGGGGCCACAGCGCCAGGAGGATGGCTTTCGCAGCGAAGAGGCAGAACACCATCGAGCAGCTACATTTCATACCAGGAGGAGGCGGTCAGGGGGGGTCAGCAGGAAGTGCAGGAGGGAATCAGGGGATCAGGACGGGGAGTAAAAATGAGGTGACGGTGTGA
- the josd2 gene encoding josephin-2 has protein sequence MSEGEVFHEKQRLELCAIHALNNVLQERVFTKETADDICKRLAPQCVVNPHRSVLGTGNYDVNVIMAALQSRELAAVWWDKRRTVQSLCMSKVQGFILNVPSRVSLGIVSLPLRRRHWLAVRQVNGQYYNLDSKLKSPVCIGGEAELRTFLSEQLSQDVAEMLLVVRRDVEEDGSWLNPDNPDNPKK, from the exons ATGAGTGAAGGAGAAGTGTTTCATGAGAAGCAGAGGTTGGAGCTGTGCGCCATTCATGCTCTCAACAACGTGCTGCAGGAGCGGGTGTTCACCAAGGAGACGGCCGACGACATCTGCAAACG GCTGGCTCCACAGTGCGTGGTGAACCCCCATCGCTCAGTGTTAGGTACAGGAAACTATGACGTCAACGTCATCATGGCGGCGCTACAGAGCCGGGAACTGGCTGCAGTGTGGTGGGACAAACGCAG gacGGTTCAGAGCCTTTGCATGTCAAAGGTCCAGGGTTTTATTCTTAATGTCCCATCACGAGTATCTCTGGGGATCGTGTCCCTCCCACTCCGGCGGCGGCACTGGCTCGCGGTTCGGCAGGTTAACGGACAGTACTACAACCTGGACTCCAAACTGAAGAGTCCAGTCTGTATTGGAGGAGAAGCAGAACTACG CACATTTCTCAGCGAACAGCTTTCTCAGGATGTGGCAGAGATGCTCCTGGTTGTCCGGCGAGACGTGGAGGAGGACGGTTCATGGCTGAACCCTGACAACCCCGACAACCCCAAGAAATGA